The Caldisericota bacterium genome contains the following window.
TCGACTTCTTTGATACTTTCAGGAAGAATAAAAACTACTGAAGCTAAAGCAAAAGAAGTAAGAAAAATTGTTGAAAAATTTATTACAATGGCTAAAAATGATAATCTTAATACGCGAAGAAAAGCTTATGGTTTTCTTTTTAAAAAAGAAGCTGTCCAGAAACTTTTTGAGATGGCGAACAAAGAGTATGCAGATAGAAATGGTGGCTACACAAGGGTTTTTAAAGCGGAGCAGAGAAGAGGAGACGGAGCACAAGTTGCTATATTGGAACTCGTTAAGGAATGATCCATTTCAAAGATGTATCTTTTACCTACAAGGAAGGAAAGTGGGCGGTTAGGCATATAAATTTTACTGTAAATAAGGGTGAGTTTGTCTCCATTATAGGAGGCAACGGCTCAGGCAAATCGACAATAGCCCGTTTATCAGACGGGCTATTGTTGCCTCAAGAAGGAAGTGTTTTTGTAGACGAGATGGATTCTCGTGCAAAAAAAAACGAGTTCTTTATAAAAGAAAAAGTTGGAATTGTGTTTCAAAATCCTGATAATCAGTT
Protein-coding sequences here:
- the rplQ gene encoding 50S ribosomal protein L17, which encodes MYSSYRKSVLRNLSTSLILSGRIKTTEAKAKEVRKIVEKFITMAKNDNLNTRRKAYGFLFKKEAVQKLFEMANKEYADRNGGYTRVFKAEQRRGDGAQVAILELVKE